In one Fundulus heteroclitus isolate FHET01 chromosome 3, MU-UCD_Fhet_4.1, whole genome shotgun sequence genomic region, the following are encoded:
- the afp4 gene encoding antifreeze protein type IV: MKFSLVAALLVVLALAYGSEARALVKREVQAEVDGISQVLKEMSARISTVTQDMVEKMKALEMTNSAQTYMEDSRAKIQPLVERVQAEATKLQEQVKPFISNIEEQVQPLTDNFNAQVQPLTDMMEKFLQQVMEQSKALLPPQ; the protein is encoded by the exons ATGAAGTTCTCCCTCGTCGCCGCTCTTCTCGTCGTGCTGGCTCTTGCCTACG GCTCTGAGGCCAGGGCACTGGTGAAACGTGAGGTCCAGGCCGAGGTGGACGGGATCTCCCAGGTCCTCAAGGAGATGTCCGCCAGAATCAGCACCGTCACCCAGGACATGGTGGAGAAGATGAAGGCTCTGGAGATGACCAACTCTGCCCA GACCTACATGGAGGACAGCAGGGCTAAGATCCAGCCTCTGGTGGAGAGGGTCCAGGCCGAGGCTACCAAGCTGCAGGAGCAGGTCAAGCCCTTCATCTCCAACATCGAGGAGCAAGTCCAGCCCCTGACGGACAATTTCAACGCTCAGGTGCAGCCGCTGACGGACATGATGGAGAAGTTCCTCcagcaggtgatggagcagtCCAAGGCCCTGCTGCCACCCCAGTGA